Proteins from a genomic interval of Treponema succinifaciens DSM 2489:
- a CDS encoding YncE family protein, which produces MKKLINIVLLFLSFSLYSQTIASTQSHEGKVNALLSSETESSSDNSFYSVGNDGFIIKWTSDGMGDHYQVSDLQVRLVAKNPVYGDIAVYETDGVSNHRLTVIDSKTYAKKFSKKFANSIVSISFSAKGKYLFAGTTAVNGTFVLNARTGTVIKKATDVSGIVPLILTGDSEKTAVMYSKSGTLYYYDLIGMKVKAKFSAPSSLNQLTLFGTGNFKNRFIAGEKNNTIFIIDATSGKTLAQYQANSPIIFTSKSSHEDKQGLYFIADGGKNFSLQLVDQESLKKLLTGKSAASPLIIKNFTGLKSRDKFTCAAKNAETVMLGTQNGALYSMTDIPESELYSIFAITENMYQKIYDIDSDETLFYLLTKNAIFKTSYDTKAMYRLGSSFSHTNILKYNDSLILWSKGTQRPVQQMSLDGSENTKTLFTPSAQLKNLRVFKNKIVYILGTSIVAIYDMGTGANSTVYTGTSVQDAVLVNENLVVVAKTSTGKGDSAVVSVNTQTKETVPLKFNGDVVFSLSYDENKENSPVYGISIDSVNGTSKTFVFSYYPKSGIQNSLFTLQSEDAAAFTELEYPFVFTNIGKNQVRSYNISAGKTTVFRRSASMPLKAAASKDRVAVLNYNGSISWYNPRSQILLADWYLTTDGDWIEF; this is translated from the coding sequence ATGAAAAAACTCATAAATATCGTTCTGCTATTCTTATCGTTCAGCCTTTACTCTCAGACAATAGCTTCAACTCAGTCACATGAAGGAAAAGTCAACGCCCTGCTCTCTTCGGAAACAGAATCTTCTTCTGACAACTCCTTTTATTCAGTGGGAAACGACGGATTTATTATAAAATGGACTTCGGACGGAATGGGCGACCACTACCAGGTTTCAGACCTGCAAGTGCGGCTTGTGGCAAAAAATCCAGTTTACGGAGACATCGCGGTTTACGAAACAGACGGAGTTTCAAATCACAGGCTGACTGTAATAGATTCAAAGACTTACGCAAAGAAGTTCTCCAAGAAATTCGCAAACTCAATAGTTTCAATTTCGTTTTCAGCAAAGGGAAAATATCTTTTTGCAGGAACAACGGCGGTAAACGGAACTTTTGTTCTAAATGCGCGCACTGGAACTGTAATAAAAAAAGCAACCGATGTTTCAGGAATTGTTCCGCTCATTCTAACAGGCGATTCAGAAAAAACTGCCGTCATGTACTCAAAATCTGGAACGCTCTATTATTACGATTTAATCGGAATGAAAGTCAAGGCGAAATTTTCCGCACCAAGCTCATTGAACCAGCTTACACTTTTTGGCACAGGGAATTTCAAAAACAGATTTATTGCCGGAGAAAAAAACAATACAATATTTATAATCGATGCGACTTCAGGCAAAACACTTGCTCAGTATCAGGCAAATTCGCCGATCATTTTCACTTCTAAATCCAGCCACGAAGACAAGCAGGGACTTTATTTTATAGCTGACGGCGGAAAAAATTTCTCGTTGCAACTTGTAGATCAAGAATCATTAAAAAAACTTCTTACAGGAAAATCGGCAGCCTCACCGCTTATCATTAAGAATTTTACAGGACTAAAAAGCCGCGACAAATTTACCTGCGCCGCAAAAAATGCAGAAACTGTAATGCTAGGAACACAAAATGGAGCGCTCTATTCCATGACAGACATTCCAGAATCTGAGCTGTACAGCATTTTTGCAATCACAGAAAATATGTACCAGAAAATCTACGATATTGATTCTGATGAAACCCTTTTCTATCTTTTGACAAAAAACGCAATATTTAAAACTTCTTATGACACAAAAGCCATGTACAGGCTTGGCTCTAGTTTTTCGCATACAAATATTCTAAAGTACAACGATTCTCTCATTTTGTGGTCAAAAGGCACACAGCGTCCAGTTCAGCAGATGTCTTTGGACGGAAGCGAAAATACAAAGACTTTATTCACACCATCTGCTCAGCTTAAAAACTTAAGAGTATTCAAAAATAAAATTGTCTATATTCTTGGAACTTCAATAGTCGCAATCTATGACATGGGAACTGGAGCAAATTCAACTGTATACACAGGAACTTCGGTTCAAGATGCGGTTCTTGTAAATGAAAATCTCGTTGTCGTTGCAAAAACTTCTACAGGAAAAGGAGATTCCGCAGTCGTTTCTGTAAACACCCAGACAAAAGAAACTGTTCCGCTCAAATTCAATGGAGATGTTGTTTTCTCTCTAAGCTATGATGAAAACAAGGAAAATTCTCCTGTATACGGAATTTCAATTGACTCGGTAAACGGCACATCTAAGACATTTGTATTTTCTTACTATCCGAAGTCTGGAATCCAAAATTCGCTGTTCACGTTGCAGTCAGAAGATGCCGCTGCATTTACAGAACTTGAATATCCGTTTGTATTCACAAACATCGGTAAAAACCAAGTACGCTCATACAACATTTCAGCAGGAAAAACAACTGTATTCCGCCGCTCCGCTTCTATGCCGCTAAAGGCCGCCGCATCAAAAGATAGAGTCGCAGTTCTTAACTATAATGGAAGCATTTCCTGGTACAATCCAAGGTCACAGATTCTTCTTGCGGACTGGTACTTAACAACAGACGGCGACTGGATAGAATTC
- a CDS encoding M50 family metallopeptidase, with translation MTFVLGILGLGFLVFFHELGHFIAARIFGVKVEAFSIGMGPVLVHRTWKETDYRISLIPLGGYCAMKGEKDFQDAMEKNLKEIQGEKDSFYGIHPLKRLAIAFAGPFANFLFGFLAFFTIAIIGYTYYSAGTKVSMADEIYPELYSPAHNAGMESGDKILSLNGTAVNDFSEIAAFISTHPDENIQIEVEREDKILFFNVKTELDKETGIGKLGIVSDPESVVAHEYPRHGFFGACKEGFVQSAKIIALTGKSIRILFKGVNLTNAVSGPVRITSILGTTVKQGFAAGFKEGVVSTLEFLALISISLFLTNLLPIPVLDGGLILFALIEFLARKKINPKVLYYIQFVGIFFIALLFIFAITGDIIYFLKK, from the coding sequence TTGACATTTGTTTTGGGAATTCTAGGACTTGGTTTTCTTGTATTTTTCCATGAACTAGGGCATTTTATAGCTGCAAGAATTTTCGGAGTAAAAGTTGAAGCCTTTTCAATCGGAATGGGACCGGTTTTAGTTCATCGCACTTGGAAAGAAACTGACTACAGAATTTCCCTTATTCCTTTGGGCGGATACTGCGCAATGAAAGGCGAAAAGGATTTTCAAGATGCAATGGAAAAAAATCTAAAGGAAATTCAAGGCGAAAAAGATTCATTTTACGGCATTCATCCTTTAAAAAGACTCGCAATAGCATTTGCAGGTCCGTTTGCGAATTTTCTGTTCGGATTTCTTGCATTTTTTACAATTGCAATTATCGGCTATACGTACTACAGCGCAGGCACAAAAGTTTCCATGGCAGACGAAATCTACCCTGAACTTTATTCTCCTGCCCATAATGCCGGAATGGAAAGCGGAGACAAAATTTTAAGCCTGAATGGAACAGCAGTAAATGACTTCAGCGAAATCGCAGCCTTTATTTCAACTCATCCAGATGAAAATATACAAATTGAAGTTGAGCGTGAAGATAAAATTCTTTTCTTTAATGTGAAAACTGAACTAGACAAAGAAACGGGCATTGGAAAACTTGGAATTGTTTCAGACCCGGAATCAGTTGTTGCACATGAATATCCAAGGCACGGATTTTTCGGCGCATGCAAAGAAGGATTCGTACAAAGCGCAAAAATTATTGCGTTAACAGGAAAAAGCATAAGAATTCTATTCAAAGGCGTGAATCTTACAAATGCAGTTTCAGGACCGGTAAGAATCACTTCGATTTTGGGAACAACTGTAAAACAGGGATTTGCGGCAGGATTTAAAGAAGGCGTAGTTTCCACGCTGGAATTTCTTGCGCTTATAAGCATTTCACTTTTTTTAACGAACCTGCTTCCTATTCCAGTTTTGGACGGCGGCTTGATTCTTTTTGCGCTGATAGAATTTTTGGCACGCAAGAAAATAAATCCAAAAGTTTTGTACTATATTCAGTTTGTCGGAATATTTTTTATAGCACTTCTTTTTATATTTGCCATTACAGGCGACATAATTTATTTCCTAAAAAAATAG
- the dxr gene encoding 1-deoxy-D-xylulose-5-phosphate reductoisomerase, with protein MKKRILVLGCTGSIGSQTLDIARKMSGSFEVCGISAGKNEEKVKELCREFNCKGTVFSKDGIEGLEKLIKESKADIAVNGIAGAAGLKPSALVLENGIDLALANKETVVMAWNLVKETALKNGARIIPVDSEHSAIFNLVQKIGSKNISEIIITASGGPFRNLSDEELKTVSIEDALKHPTWSMGPKITIDSASLANKGLEVIEACRLFDFPPEKVSVVVHPQSLIHSLVRTKDGMLYAQISNPDMRHPIFGALVWPELSENYLEKFDLASCKEMTFSAPRFDSFPLLKTAFSCAKKGASYTIAFNAANEIAVQAFLEKKCAFTDIAKIVINTLELDWGTQPVSIEEIFSIDKKVRLEAERQLALLSGGIR; from the coding sequence ATGAAAAAAAGAATTCTTGTTTTAGGCTGCACCGGATCAATCGGAAGCCAGACTCTTGACATTGCACGCAAAATGAGCGGCAGTTTTGAAGTATGCGGAATTTCAGCTGGAAAAAATGAAGAAAAAGTAAAAGAATTATGCCGCGAATTCAACTGCAAAGGAACTGTTTTTTCAAAAGATGGAATCGAAGGTCTTGAAAAACTCATAAAAGAAAGCAAAGCCGATATTGCAGTAAACGGAATAGCTGGAGCTGCCGGGCTCAAACCTTCAGCTCTTGTTTTGGAAAATGGAATCGACTTGGCACTTGCAAACAAAGAAACAGTTGTAATGGCGTGGAATCTTGTAAAGGAAACTGCCCTAAAAAACGGAGCAAGAATAATTCCAGTAGACAGCGAGCACTCGGCAATATTCAACTTAGTGCAGAAAATAGGCTCGAAAAATATAAGCGAAATAATAATAACCGCAAGTGGCGGACCGTTTAGAAATCTTTCAGATGAAGAGCTAAAGACAGTTTCAATTGAAGACGCATTAAAGCATCCGACTTGGTCAATGGGACCAAAAATCACAATCGACAGTGCAAGTCTTGCAAACAAAGGTCTTGAAGTTATTGAGGCTTGCAGACTTTTTGATTTTCCACCAGAAAAAGTGAGCGTTGTAGTTCATCCGCAAAGCCTGATTCATTCGCTCGTAAGAACAAAGGACGGAATGCTGTATGCGCAAATTTCAAATCCCGATATGCGCCATCCAATATTCGGAGCGTTAGTCTGGCCGGAACTTTCAGAAAATTATCTTGAAAAATTTGACCTTGCATCTTGCAAAGAAATGACATTTTCCGCTCCAAGATTTGACTCGTTTCCGCTTTTGAAGACAGCGTTCAGCTGCGCAAAAAAAGGCGCAAGTTACACAATCGCATTCAATGCCGCAAACGAAATTGCAGTTCAGGCTTTTCTTGAAAAAAAATGCGCCTTCACTGATATTGCAAAAATTGTAATCAACACACTTGAGCTTGACTGGGGCACACAGCCAGTTTCAATTGAAGAAATTTTCAGCATTGATAAAAAAGTCCGCCTTGAAGCAGAACGTCAGCTTGCTTTGCTGTCAGGAGGAATCCGTTGA
- a CDS encoding phosphatidate cytidylyltransferase, with translation MNKVVSRLLIFFIGIPIVIAFIVAPFCNHILLHILVCLISALGASELYDIFSVKYKLLNKKLIIAESIFIPLVAALYAILPSLGISFYSGQEIITFAYIVTILILFTVEVFSQKEFEASNTRLASSIFIITYTGFLLTFISRMTTWTLDGKNITVPVVCVFILMVFMCDSIAWFLGVLFGKRNRGIVKASPNKSCIGFIGGFIGSVGAGILGYYLWPQIFSGSILKIVFTGLCMALSSIVGDLTESVLKRSSGIKDSGKIIPGRGGILDSIDSIVVSAPIFYLLVSILFGPFN, from the coding sequence ATGAATAAAGTTGTTTCCCGTTTATTGATTTTTTTTATCGGAATTCCTATTGTCATAGCCTTTATAGTCGCGCCTTTTTGCAATCACATTTTGCTTCATATTTTGGTCTGCTTGATTTCTGCGCTTGGAGCATCGGAACTTTATGATATTTTTTCTGTGAAATACAAGCTTCTGAATAAAAAACTTATTATAGCTGAAAGCATTTTCATTCCACTTGTGGCGGCTCTTTATGCCATTTTGCCGTCTTTGGGAATCAGCTTTTATTCAGGACAGGAAATTATAACATTTGCGTATATCGTGACGATTTTGATTTTATTTACAGTCGAAGTTTTTTCCCAAAAAGAATTTGAAGCCTCAAACACACGCCTCGCCTCCTCTATTTTTATAATAACATACACAGGATTTTTGCTTACATTTATTTCAAGAATGACAACTTGGACTCTTGACGGAAAAAATATAACAGTTCCAGTTGTTTGCGTCTTTATCCTGATGGTTTTTATGTGCGACAGCATAGCATGGTTTTTGGGCGTTTTATTCGGAAAAAGAAACCGCGGAATTGTAAAAGCAAGTCCAAACAAAAGCTGCATCGGATTCATCGGCGGATTCATCGGTTCTGTAGGAGCTGGAATTTTAGGCTATTACTTGTGGCCGCAAATTTTTTCAGGCTCAATTCTTAAGATTGTCTTTACAGGACTTTGCATGGCTCTTTCTTCAATTGTCGGCGACTTGACAGAATCTGTATTAAAACGCTCATCTGGAATAAAAGATTCCGGCAAAATAATTCCTGGGCGCGGAGGAATTTTGGATTCAATTGACTCCATCGTTGTTTCCGCTCCTATTTTCTATCTTTTAGTTTCAATTTTATTCGGACCATTCAACTGA
- the uppS gene encoding polyprenyl diphosphate synthase produces MDDLFNNDALPVHVGIIMDGNGRWAKKRNLLRTNGHTEGLKRAKEIAKAASDIGLKFLTFYVFSTENWKRTEQEVGFLMNLIHSYLLKEFDFCKYNNVRVRMLGDKSRLPENVRKDINQIEKDTENLTGLTICLAINYGGRDEIIRGVKKLIAEGKTESEISEESISKSFDVPELPDVDLLIRTGGEKRLSNFLMWHSAYAELLFSDTLWPDYYKEEFFKDIGEFQKRSRRFGAVPV; encoded by the coding sequence ATGGATGATTTATTCAACAATGACGCATTGCCTGTTCATGTAGGAATAATTATGGACGGCAATGGTCGCTGGGCAAAAAAGCGGAATCTACTCAGAACCAACGGCCACACAGAAGGCTTAAAAAGAGCAAAAGAAATTGCAAAAGCGGCTTCTGACATCGGCTTGAAATTCCTTACTTTTTATGTTTTTTCAACAGAAAACTGGAAACGCACAGAGCAGGAAGTTGGATTTTTAATGAACCTTATACATTCATATCTTTTAAAGGAATTCGACTTCTGCAAATACAACAACGTTAGAGTCCGTATGCTCGGCGACAAGTCAAGACTGCCGGAAAATGTAAGAAAAGACATTAATCAAATCGAAAAAGATACAGAAAATCTTACAGGGCTTACAATTTGCCTCGCAATAAACTATGGCGGACGCGACGAAATTATCCGCGGTGTAAAAAAACTTATTGCCGAAGGAAAAACTGAATCTGAAATTTCAGAAGAATCTATTTCAAAAAGCTTTGATGTTCCAGAGCTTCCTGATGTAGATTTGCTTATAAGAACTGGCGGAGAAAAGAGACTAAGCAATTTTCTGATGTGGCACTCGGCTTATGCGGAGCTGCTTTTTTCAGATACGCTTTGGCCTGATTATTACAAGGAAGAATTTTTCAAAGACATAGGAGAGTTTCAAAAAAGAAGTAGAAGATTTGGAGCTGTTCCAGTATGA
- the frr gene encoding ribosome recycling factor, which translates to MADNESRMEKTVNSLKEEYKSIRTGRASAAIFDKVRVDYYGTPTPLNQVGNISIPEARTIVISPFDKSIMGDIEKAIQKAELGLNPNNDGKVIRIAIPPLTADRRKELVKQAKATAENYRTTIRNIRRDGNEDLKKQQKAGELTEDQLKTETEKLQKLTDKYIEEINGIYEAKEKEIME; encoded by the coding sequence ATGGCAGACAACGAAAGCCGAATGGAAAAAACAGTCAACTCATTGAAGGAAGAATACAAATCAATCAGAACAGGAAGAGCCAGCGCAGCAATTTTTGACAAAGTACGTGTTGACTACTATGGAACACCTACACCGCTGAATCAAGTTGGAAACATTTCAATTCCAGAAGCCCGCACAATTGTAATTTCTCCTTTTGACAAGTCAATTATGGGCGATATTGAAAAAGCTATCCAGAAAGCAGAGCTTGGACTAAATCCAAATAATGACGGAAAGGTAATCCGCATTGCAATTCCGCCTCTTACAGCAGACAGAAGAAAAGAGCTTGTAAAGCAAGCAAAAGCTACAGCGGAAAATTACCGCACAACAATCAGAAATATCCGCCGCGATGGAAATGAAGATTTAAAAAAACAGCAAAAAGCAGGCGAACTTACAGAAGATCAGCTCAAGACTGAAACTGAAAAACTTCAGAAGCTCACTGATAAATATATTGAAGAAATCAACGGAATTTACGAAGCAAAAGAAAAGGAAATAATGGAATAA
- the tsf gene encoding translation elongation factor Ts → MADITAAMVKDLRETTGAGMMDCKKALVDTNGDFDAAVKLLKEKGLAAVAKRAERATSEGRIFIRQNGNKVAVVELVCETDFVAKNAEFIACGEKILDEIFAKGYTEINKELSDVLLDFATRTRENMSLSKIQVIDVPENSVAGIYIHSDFKTAAVTVIKGSTDEKVKEFARDCCMHLAAFTPAYNKQEDVPAEYINEQKEIFAKQMEDDPKMASKPQNVKDGILQGKINKHLAEICFVDQMFVKDDKKSVKAKLDEVGKSVGATLEFVSINLLLLGK, encoded by the coding sequence ATGGCAGATATTACAGCCGCTATGGTAAAAGACTTGCGCGAAACAACAGGCGCAGGAATGATGGACTGCAAAAAAGCTCTTGTTGATACAAACGGAGACTTTGACGCAGCAGTAAAGCTCTTGAAAGAAAAAGGACTTGCCGCAGTTGCAAAACGTGCAGAACGCGCAACTTCTGAAGGACGCATTTTTATCCGTCAGAATGGAAACAAAGTTGCTGTTGTTGAGCTTGTATGCGAAACTGATTTTGTTGCAAAGAATGCAGAATTCATTGCTTGCGGTGAGAAAATCCTTGATGAAATTTTTGCAAAAGGATACACAGAAATCAACAAAGAGCTTTCTGATGTTCTTTTGGACTTTGCAACACGCACACGCGAAAATATGTCTTTATCAAAGATTCAGGTTATCGATGTTCCTGAAAATTCAGTTGCAGGAATTTACATTCACTCTGACTTCAAGACTGCAGCTGTTACAGTTATCAAAGGCTCTACAGACGAAAAAGTAAAGGAATTTGCACGCGACTGCTGTATGCACCTTGCTGCATTTACTCCTGCTTACAATAAACAGGAAGATGTTCCGGCTGAATACATCAATGAGCAGAAAGAGATTTTTGCAAAACAGATGGAAGACGATCCAAAAATGGCTTCAAAGCCGCAGAATGTAAAGGACGGAATTCTTCAGGGCAAAATCAACAAGCATCTTGCCGAAATCTGTTTTGTTGACCAGATGTTTGTAAAAGACGACAAAAAGTCTGTAAAAGCAAAACTTGATGAAGTTGGAAAATCAGTGGGCGCAACCCTTGAATTTGTCAGCATAAATCTTTTGCTTTTAGGAAAATAA
- the rpsB gene encoding 30S ribosomal protein S2 — protein MAVVTMKSLLESGVHFGHQVKRWDPRMKKYIFAERNGIHIIDLQKTITAIKDSYDVVRKVASSGKSVLFVGTKKQAQQAIAKEAERCGMYYVNNRWLGGTLTNFTTIKKSLLRLKKIEKMEVDGTFDKLTKKEVAAYMKEKETLTKNYGGMKDMKELPGAVFIIDTHKEQIAVAEARRMGIPIIAIVDTNCNPEGINYPIPGNDDAIRAISLFTSIIANAVIEADNEQGLKIIDTLGDEDDVTTDATTKKEDEEIVDYSNYTPTEPKEEDAEADKRESELLDEDNYTK, from the coding sequence ATGGCAGTTGTAACCATGAAAAGTCTTCTTGAGTCTGGAGTTCATTTCGGACATCAAGTAAAACGCTGGGATCCACGTATGAAGAAGTACATCTTCGCAGAACGCAACGGAATCCACATTATTGACCTGCAGAAAACAATCACTGCAATCAAAGACAGCTATGATGTTGTACGTAAAGTTGCATCATCAGGAAAATCAGTTCTTTTCGTAGGAACAAAAAAACAGGCACAGCAAGCTATTGCAAAAGAAGCAGAACGCTGCGGAATGTACTATGTAAATAACCGTTGGCTTGGTGGAACACTCACAAACTTTACAACAATCAAAAAATCACTTCTCCGTCTTAAGAAAATTGAAAAAATGGAAGTTGACGGAACTTTCGATAAGCTCACAAAGAAAGAAGTCGCCGCATACATGAAAGAGAAAGAAACTCTTACAAAGAACTACGGTGGAATGAAAGACATGAAGGAACTTCCTGGCGCAGTATTTATCATTGACACACACAAAGAGCAGATTGCTGTTGCAGAAGCACGCCGCATGGGAATTCCTATCATTGCTATTGTTGATACAAACTGCAATCCAGAAGGAATCAACTACCCTATTCCTGGCAACGATGACGCAATCCGCGCAATCAGCCTCTTTACTTCTATTATTGCGAACGCCGTAATCGAAGCAGACAATGAACAGGGACTTAAAATCATCGACACTCTTGGAGACGAAGATGACGTTACAACAGACGCAACAACCAAGAAAGAAGATGAAGAAATTGTTGACTATTCGAACTACACTCCTACAGAGCCAAAAGAAGAAGACGCAGAAGCTGACAAAAGAGAAAGCGAGCTTTTGGACGAGGACAATTACACAAAATAA
- a CDS encoding Maf family protein — protein sequence MEPIILASSSPRRQKILKFLNIPFIVNPANIDETIPADIKPEEAAEFLAARKIDAVARKIPAENEIGWILAADTIILHKNKIFGKPKNQDEAREFLNSLQGTTHKVITGIALFNGTAHYMATRTSVNKVTFAAMSEAEIESYLETSEWHGAAGAYRIQGKASCFIKKIEGTESSVMGLPIFELYDMLKEQNYKFTV from the coding sequence ATGGAACCAATAATATTAGCTTCTTCTTCTCCTAGGCGGCAAAAGATTTTAAAATTCCTAAACATCCCTTTCATTGTAAATCCTGCGAATATTGACGAGACAATTCCTGCCGACATAAAGCCAGAGGAAGCCGCGGAATTTTTAGCAGCAAGAAAAATAGATGCGGTTGCAAGAAAGATTCCGGCGGAAAACGAAATCGGCTGGATTCTGGCAGCAGACACAATAATCCTCCACAAAAATAAAATCTTCGGCAAACCAAAAAATCAGGATGAGGCAAGAGAATTCCTAAATTCACTGCAAGGAACAACACACAAAGTAATCACTGGAATCGCGCTTTTTAATGGAACCGCCCACTACATGGCGACAAGAACAAGTGTAAACAAAGTAACTTTTGCCGCAATGTCAGAAGCCGAAATTGAATCCTATCTTGAAACAAGCGAATGGCACGGAGCCGCGGGCGCATATAGAATTCAGGGAAAAGCCTCATGCTTCATAAAGAAAATCGAAGGAACTGAAAGCTCTGTAATGGGCTTGCCTATATTTGAGCTATATGATATGCTTAAAGAGCAAAATTATAAGTTTACAGTTTGA
- a CDS encoding HEAT repeat domain-containing protein, with product MKVSKLIAGACCIFICQAVFAQEQQNGKEQTSRNETTVEDEYLSSVQDVIIGELAASDEYDNKIVALQYLEEAIGSGRSSPDMAAALSRLAGEGIKSQSRTNGRIMNNFPDIRAKACDLLGEIPTVESKNMLVSIATEDKEPMVVTAAIRSLGNIGMNDNDEVVNMIEFVHKKYAALNPTSSLALEVLNAYEKLAPTVQNKNEMIQSISSIGTNYKYVRPVRQKALQLLKSIQGSNNSNNNKEGK from the coding sequence ATGAAAGTATCAAAGCTGATTGCAGGCGCCTGTTGTATTTTTATTTGCCAGGCAGTTTTTGCACAGGAACAGCAGAATGGAAAAGAGCAGACTTCAAGAAACGAAACGACTGTAGAAGACGAATACTTAAGCAGCGTACAAGATGTAATAATCGGAGAGCTTGCCGCTTCTGATGAATATGACAATAAGATTGTAGCCTTGCAGTACTTGGAAGAAGCTATCGGCTCTGGAAGAAGTTCTCCAGACATGGCAGCAGCACTTTCCCGCCTTGCAGGTGAAGGAATAAAAAGTCAGTCGCGCACAAACGGCCGCATAATGAACAACTTCCCGGACATCCGCGCAAAAGCCTGCGATCTTCTTGGAGAAATTCCTACAGTTGAATCAAAGAATATGCTTGTTTCAATTGCCACAGAAGACAAAGAGCCTATGGTTGTTACAGCAGCTATCCGTTCATTGGGAAATATCGGCATGAACGACAATGACGAAGTTGTAAACATGATTGAATTCGTGCATAAAAAGTATGCCGCCCTCAACCCTACAAGTTCGCTTGCGCTCGAAGTTCTTAACGCTTACGAAAAACTTGCTCCTACAGTTCAGAACAAAAATGAAATGATTCAGTCAATTTCTTCAATCGGAACAAACTACAAATATGTAAGACCTGTAAGACAAAAGGCATTGCAGCTTTTAAAGTCCATTCAGGGAAGCAACAATTCAAACAACAATAAAGAGGGAAAATAA
- the coaD gene encoding pantetheine-phosphate adenylyltransferase — protein MTTAVFPGSFDPPTYGHLNIIERASRLFDKIDVLISVNPDKKCLFSDKERYDLLIKLTENYKNVTVHIWNTLVADYCRKSGANVLIRGVRNAMDFSHEFDLSLMNKHLNSDVETLLIPTAQKYFLVRSSSIKEVARFGGDISTMVPKLVEIEMKKKFFVQNSVSK, from the coding sequence ATGACTACAGCTGTTTTTCCAGGGTCTTTTGATCCTCCGACTTACGGACATTTGAATATAATAGAAAGAGCGAGCCGCCTTTTTGATAAGATTGATGTTTTGATTTCTGTAAATCCTGACAAAAAATGTCTTTTTTCTGACAAGGAACGCTACGACTTGCTTATAAAGCTTACTGAAAACTACAAAAATGTTACTGTTCATATATGGAATACACTTGTTGCCGACTACTGCAGAAAATCCGGCGCAAATGTGCTGATTAGGGGAGTGCGGAACGCTATGGATTTTTCTCATGAGTTTGACCTTTCCCTTATGAACAAGCACTTGAACAGCGATGTTGAAACTCTTTTGATTCCGACTGCGCAGAAATATTTTCTTGTGCGCTCAAGCAGCATAAAGGAAGTTGCCCGTTTTGGCGGCGACATAAGCACAATGGTTCCAAAACTTGTTGAAATCGAGATGAAAAAGAAGTTTTTTGTGCAGAATTCTGTTTCAAAATAA
- the rpmF gene encoding 50S ribosomal protein L32, which translates to MAVPRSKTSKAVTKRRRGVNMHLDTPNLVACGNCGNLVLPHHVCKKCGFYKGRQVLTPEVNG; encoded by the coding sequence ATGGCAGTACCTAGATCGAAAACTTCAAAAGCTGTAACCAAGAGAAGACGTGGCGTTAATATGCATCTTGACACACCGAATCTTGTAGCATGCGGAAACTGCGGAAACTTGGTTCTTCCGCACCACGTATGCAAGAAATGCGGTTTCTACAAGGGCCGTCAGGTTCTTACTCCAGAAGTTAATGGCTAA
- the acpP gene encoding acyl carrier protein, with translation MDELFVKIQKLIAEKLGIDESKVTMDASFRGDLGADSLDTYELVYAIEEEMGVSIPDDKANEFETVKDAYDYIKSQQQ, from the coding sequence ATGGACGAATTGTTTGTAAAGATTCAGAAGCTTATCGCTGAAAAACTCGGAATTGATGAGTCAAAAGTTACAATGGATGCATCTTTCCGTGGCGACCTTGGAGCAGACAGCCTTGACACTTATGAGCTTGTTTATGCTATTGAAGAGGAAATGGGTGTTTCTATTCCTGATGACAAGGCTAATGAATTTGAAACTGTAAAAGATGCTTACGACTACATCAAGTCTCAGCAGCAGTAA